One region of Flavobacterium sp. GSB-24 genomic DNA includes:
- the thiL gene encoding thiamine-phosphate kinase — translation MIEDKNQQRTSIAQLGEFGLIEHLTKNFDVTQESTLKSIGDDAAVLDFKDKKVVVSTDLLIEGVHFDLAYMPLKHLGYKSVVVNVSDICAMNAKPTQITVSVAVSNRFPLEALEELFAGITHAAKEYKVDVIGGDTTSSQKGLIISITAIGEADENELVYRNGAKQTDLLVVTGDLGAAYMGLQVLEREKQVFQVNPNNQPDLDPYTYLVERQLKPEARKDVRTLLHALDIKPTAMIDISDGLSSEIIHICKQSKVGCNLYEDKLPLDPQFISTCEEFNIDSTTVAINGGEDYELLFTIDINDFDKIKGNPNFSVIGHMTEENEGIHLVTRANTKIPLKARGWDALTE, via the coding sequence ATGATTGAAGATAAAAATCAACAAAGAACTAGTATAGCTCAATTGGGCGAATTTGGCTTAATTGAACATTTAACCAAAAATTTTGATGTTACTCAGGAATCAACATTAAAGAGTATAGGCGATGATGCAGCTGTTCTTGATTTTAAAGACAAAAAAGTTGTAGTTTCGACCGATTTATTGATAGAAGGCGTTCACTTTGATTTGGCTTACATGCCTTTAAAACATTTAGGTTACAAATCTGTTGTGGTAAATGTTTCAGACATTTGCGCCATGAATGCAAAACCGACCCAAATTACTGTTTCTGTGGCGGTTTCAAATCGTTTTCCACTTGAAGCTCTTGAAGAGTTGTTTGCAGGAATTACACATGCTGCAAAAGAATATAAAGTAGATGTTATTGGCGGTGATACAACCTCATCTCAAAAAGGTTTAATTATCAGTATCACTGCAATTGGCGAAGCTGATGAAAACGAATTGGTTTACAGAAATGGAGCTAAACAAACTGATTTACTGGTTGTGACGGGAGATCTTGGTGCCGCTTATATGGGACTGCAGGTTTTGGAACGTGAAAAACAGGTTTTCCAGGTTAATCCAAACAATCAGCCAGATTTAGATCCGTACACTTATTTAGTGGAGCGTCAGTTAAAACCAGAAGCCCGAAAAGATGTTCGAACACTGCTTCATGCTTTAGATATTAAACCAACTGCTATGATCGATATTTCGGATGGGCTTTCGTCTGAGATTATTCATATTTGTAAACAATCAAAAGTAGGATGTAATTTATATGAAGATAAACTGCCATTGGATCCTCAGTTTATTTCTACCTGCGAAGAGTTTAATATCGACAGCACAACTGTTGCCATAAATGGCGGTGAAGATTATGAACTTTTATTTACAATTGACATTAATGATTTTGACAAAATAAAAGGAAACCCGAATTTCTCTGTTATCGGACATATGACGGAGGAAAATGAAGGAATACATCTTGTAACTCGTGCCAATACCAAAATCCCTTTAAAAGCGCGCGGATGGGATGCTTTGACCGAATAA
- a CDS encoding response regulator, protein MTFDLTAPVPELVQKNILIVDDHPFIIEGYKNAITRYKPKQYEFLISQAHDCRSAYDIIESNDTPAFDIAFLDISMPAYEEKEIFSGEDLAKLILNKMPSCKIVLLTMYTELLKIKTIIRTIQPNGLIIKNDLTFEELLLAFDKVMKSEKYYSQSVVKMLNQSTHNAIEIDQYDKQILVHLSKGASINEMLQNIPISLNAIEKRKKHLKELLKIRSGSDEDLIKEARSKGLF, encoded by the coding sequence ATGACATTTGATTTAACAGCTCCAGTTCCGGAATTGGTTCAAAAAAATATTCTAATAGTAGATGATCATCCATTTATTATTGAAGGATACAAAAATGCAATAACGCGTTACAAACCAAAACAATATGAATTTTTAATTTCACAAGCACATGATTGTCGATCAGCTTATGATATAATTGAAAGTAATGACACGCCTGCATTTGATATTGCTTTTTTAGATATCAGCATGCCTGCTTATGAAGAAAAAGAAATTTTTTCGGGCGAGGATCTGGCGAAACTGATTTTAAACAAAATGCCTTCTTGCAAGATTGTTCTGCTTACGATGTATACTGAACTTCTAAAAATTAAAACAATTATTAGAACAATTCAGCCCAATGGTCTAATAATTAAAAACGACCTTACTTTTGAAGAATTGCTTTTGGCATTTGATAAAGTAATGAAGAGCGAAAAATATTACAGTCAATCGGTCGTTAAAATGCTGAATCAATCGACTCATAATGCTATCGAAATTGATCAGTATGATAAACAGATATTAGTTCATTTATCAAAAGGAGCGAGTATTAATGAGATGCTTCAAAACATTCCAATCTCTTTAAATGCAATTGAAAAAAGAAAAAAACATCTGAAAGAACTGCTCAAAATTAGAAGCGGATCTGACGAAGATTTGATTAAAGAAGCTAGAAGCAAAGGGCTTTTCTAA